Proteins from a genomic interval of Diaphorobacter sp. HDW4A:
- a CDS encoding enoyl-CoA hydratase/isomerase family protein, which produces MTEMTAEVLAEVRGQVGFITLNRAKALNALSLGMVRDLLATLLTWQKDDKVLAVAIRGNGKEGAFGAFCAGGDIRFLHKAGSTGNPELEDFFTEEYALNHLIHTLGKPYIAFMDGIVMGGGMGISQGGSARIVTERTKMAMPETIIGLFPDVGGGYFLSRCPGRVGEWLALTGDSFNGADAIAYKLADGFMPADKQAGVWEQLGAEQFANGTAVQKWIESQYVAAGEGGIGNRAHIDKYFALPTAVDIVQALERDGDEWCQKTAAALRKRSPLMLEVVLEQIRRARDMTLAEDLRMERDMVRHCFFLRPGQSETIEGIRALAVDKDHTPKWNPERVEDVKRDVVEAFFKSPWPAHSHPLAALT; this is translated from the coding sequence ATGACGGAGATGACGGCAGAAGTACTGGCCGAAGTACGTGGTCAGGTGGGCTTCATCACTCTCAATCGCGCCAAGGCGCTGAACGCGCTGTCGCTCGGCATGGTGCGCGATCTGCTGGCCACGTTGCTGACTTGGCAGAAGGATGACAAGGTGCTGGCCGTCGCGATTCGCGGCAATGGCAAGGAAGGTGCGTTTGGTGCGTTTTGCGCTGGTGGCGATATCCGTTTTCTGCACAAGGCGGGCAGCACGGGCAATCCGGAGCTTGAGGATTTCTTCACCGAGGAATATGCGCTCAATCATTTGATTCATACGCTGGGCAAGCCCTATATCGCGTTCATGGACGGCATCGTCATGGGCGGCGGCATGGGCATTAGCCAGGGCGGTTCGGCGCGCATCGTGACCGAGCGTACGAAGATGGCCATGCCCGAGACCATCATCGGCTTGTTTCCCGATGTGGGCGGTGGCTACTTTCTCTCGCGTTGCCCCGGCCGCGTGGGTGAGTGGCTGGCGCTGACGGGCGACTCGTTCAACGGTGCTGACGCCATTGCCTACAAGCTGGCCGATGGCTTCATGCCTGCCGATAAGCAGGCCGGTGTGTGGGAGCAACTCGGCGCGGAGCAATTCGCGAACGGCACAGCCGTGCAGAAGTGGATCGAATCGCAGTATGTGGCGGCGGGCGAGGGCGGCATTGGCAACCGTGCGCACATCGACAAGTACTTCGCGCTGCCGACGGCTGTGGACATCGTCCAGGCGCTCGAGAGGGATGGCGACGAGTGGTGCCAGAAGACTGCGGCAGCGCTGCGCAAGCGTTCGCCGTTGATGCTGGAGGTGGTGCTCGAGCAGATCCGCCGCGCGCGCGACATGACGCTGGCTGAAGACCTGCGCATGGAGCGCGACATGGTGCGTCACTGCTTCTTCCTGCGTCCCGGCCAGAGCGAGACCATCGAGGGCATTCGCGCGCTGGCGGTGGACAAGGACCACACACCCAAGTGGAATCCCGAGCGCGTCGAAGACGTGAAGCGTGACGTGGTCGAGGCGTTCTTCAAGAGCCCATGGCCTGCGCATTCGCATCCGCTGGCGGCATTGACATAA
- a CDS encoding cytochrome c peroxidase, protein MFSRIAPSGTQTARTAIRIAALLLTCTHAIAQTPATPPSPRSNPVEANATSKLAKQADPDSAVGRLLQHADNQAFPCGLANGWDNQCLRTRYQGKPEQWPRPVIDQGKSWEEWSAVPAVAVATDPREKSMLDLGTALYFDPGLSRKGGVSCASCHQSNKSFGDGLALSVGEDKLMGRRRAQTLFAAPFVDQLFWDGRAPSLEAQAKDSIRNPFEMNNTLDAALKHVNAQVHYRELAKKSLGREVINEDEMVAAIAHFVRTIRPPTSVADQVIEGNTEVLTDQQLLGLNLFRTKARCMNCHHGALMTDNEFHDLGLSFYGRRNQDLGRFEATRNKQDLGKFRTPSLRGVSHAGPWMHNGLFANMPGLIRLYNTGMGVVTGDPAKDSYVPAKSAHIQSLNLNAEEIDALIEWLKLL, encoded by the coding sequence ATGTTTTCTCGCATCGCCCCGAGTGGAACGCAAACAGCACGTACCGCCATAAGGATTGCCGCGCTGCTGCTGACCTGCACTCATGCCATTGCCCAGACTCCAGCAACGCCCCCTTCACCGCGATCCAATCCCGTCGAAGCCAATGCCACCAGCAAACTGGCGAAACAGGCAGATCCCGACTCCGCCGTTGGAAGACTGCTGCAGCATGCCGACAATCAGGCATTCCCGTGCGGACTTGCCAACGGCTGGGACAACCAGTGCCTTCGCACGCGGTATCAGGGGAAGCCGGAGCAATGGCCACGTCCTGTCATAGACCAAGGCAAATCATGGGAAGAATGGAGCGCCGTTCCCGCTGTTGCAGTTGCAACCGACCCGAGAGAGAAATCCATGCTCGACCTTGGCACTGCACTGTACTTTGACCCCGGTCTGTCTCGCAAAGGTGGCGTTTCTTGCGCCAGTTGCCATCAATCGAACAAATCATTCGGCGACGGACTGGCCCTCAGCGTTGGAGAAGACAAGCTCATGGGGCGCCGACGTGCGCAAACGCTTTTTGCGGCACCGTTCGTGGATCAACTTTTCTGGGATGGCCGAGCGCCTTCCTTGGAAGCACAGGCCAAGGATTCGATACGCAACCCGTTCGAAATGAACAACACACTGGATGCGGCACTCAAACATGTCAACGCGCAGGTGCACTACCGTGAATTGGCGAAGAAATCCCTCGGCCGGGAGGTGATCAACGAAGATGAAATGGTCGCTGCAATCGCCCATTTCGTGCGCACCATCCGACCACCCACCAGTGTTGCCGACCAGGTGATAGAGGGGAACACAGAAGTTCTGACCGACCAGCAACTGCTGGGATTGAACCTGTTTCGCACCAAGGCGCGCTGCATGAACTGTCATCACGGCGCGCTGATGACCGACAACGAGTTTCACGACCTCGGGCTGTCGTTCTACGGTCGACGCAATCAGGATCTGGGTCGTTTCGAGGCCACCCGAAACAAGCAGGATCTGGGCAAGTTCCGAACCCCGAGCCTGCGCGGCGTGTCGCATGCCGGACCATGGATGCACAACGGATTGTTCGCCAACATGCCAGGGCTGATCCGGCTGTACAACACCGGCATGGGCGTTGTGACCGGAGACCCTGCCAAGGACTCATACGTGCCTGCCAAGTCAGCTCACATCCAATCGCTGAATCTCAATGCCGAAGAGATAGATGCTCTGATCGAATGGCTGAAACTGCTTTAG